The Comamonas testosteroni genome contains the following window.
ACGGAGATTCTGGGGATTCGATCTCCTGGCGCGGAAACACCAGTTGGTAGGGCTGCTCGAAGCAGGCAGTCACGGCCTGGCCCTGGCGCATGCCGGGCTTGAATTTCCAGCGCTCGAGCGAGCGCATGATGGACTTCACGATGCGGGGATCGGTATCGGCGGGCTGATAGGCCACACGGCCGAGTTCGCCCTGAGCAGTGACCTCCAGGCGGAAGATCACCATGGTTTCCAGTCCTTGAGGAAACCAGCTGGCACTGATGATCGGCGTGGTGTGGCGGCGTGGCTGTGGTTGCCGATCGAGCTGGGCGACGGGTGTGCAATCTGCCTTGATCCATGCAGGCCATTCCATGCTCTGTGACCGCCTGTGCTGCGTGTCCAATGGCGGAGCCGGCGCAGGCTCCGGCCGCTCGGAAACCGTGCTCGCGGTGCCGGCGCCCGGAGGCAGCTTGGTCCGACTGCCATCGGAGAGGTGGGAGCAGGCACTGAGCAGCAAGGCGGTCAGTGACGCGGCGCAGGCTGCGCCAAGGTGTGAAATGCGCGAAATGTCCATGAGGGCATTGTCGGCCATGTCGGCAGCATTTCAGGGTTGCGCAGGGCGCAGGTCCAGTTCCTTGATATCGGCCTCGGCGCAGGCGCGCCACCAGGCCGAGCCCGCATGCGGAGCGCCCAGGTCCAGGCGCTCGCCCATCATGGGCGTGGCGATCTCTATGCCGTGCTGCCTGCCCAGACTCATAATCTGCTCGAAGGGGTCCCACCAGGCATGCATGGCCAGGTTGAAAGTGCCGTTGTGTATGGGCAGCAGCCATTGGCCGCCGAGATCCCGGTGTGCCTGCACGGTCTGGGCCGGATGCATATGGACATAGGGCCAGTGGGCATCGTAGGCGCCGGTTTCCATCAGCGTGACATCGAAGGGGCCGAAGTGCCTGCCGATTTCGGCAAAACCGTCGAAGTAGCCGCCATCGCCGCTGAAGAAGACGCGCAGCGGCCTGTCGGCCCGGTGATCTTCTATGGTCCAGGATGCCCATAGCGTGCGGTTGCCGTCGCGCAGGCTGCGTCCCGAGAAATGCTGGGCCGGCGTGGCCGTGAAACGCAGGCCGTCGAACTCGCTGCCTTGCCACCAGTCGTGCTGCACGATCTTGTCGGCCGGCACGCCCCAGGCTGCCAGTCTGTCTCCCACTCCCAAAGGGCACAGAAAAACGCCTACCTTGGGCGCGAGCACGCGGATGGTGGCGCGGTCCAGATGATCGTAGTGGTCATGCGAGAGCAGCACGCCGCGCAAGGCAGGCAACTTGTCCAGGGCGATCGGCGGGGCATGGAAGCGCTTGGGGCCGGCAAACGGCAGTGGGGAGGCTCGCTCGGAAAACACGGGGTCCGTCAGCCACCAGCCGCCGCGCAGCTTCATCAGCAAGGTCGAATGGCCCAGGCGATAGAGGCTGCGCTCGGGCGCGAGGTTCAGCTCGGCCGTGCTCAGTGGCAAAACGGGCAGTGCCTTGCCTGGCTGGGAATCGGCCGGCTTGTTGAATAAGAACTTCCATAGCGTCCCGGCATCGGGCTTGGGACTGTTGGCAGGACGTGGATACGTGTTGCGAAAGCGCCCGCCGGAATACTGGGGCGAGTCCTCGTAGTCGGAGATGGAGGTGGAGAGACTTGGTTTGCGAAACAAGATCAGGCGCCTTATTGAGACATTGGCCGCAGTTTGGGACGGTTTGCGGCGCTGCAAGAGCAGGATTGCAAGAGGCCGTATCGCCGGGACGGCCATTCCAATGATCCGACGGGGTGAATGCGACACTCGCTGTCTGAGGAGCAAATGCACATGAATCCCATGGTTCACAATCTGGAGAGCATGCTGGCGGCCGGCAAGGACGGTGCGCTGCTGCGCTATACCCTGGGCAAGGCCTATGCCGACGACGAGCAGATGGCCGTGGCGCGCGAGCATCTGCGCAAGGCCACGGCACTGGATGCCGAATACTCCGTCGCCTGGAAGCAGCTGGGCAAGGTGGAGCTGGCGCTGGGCGATGCGCAGGCGGCGCGAGCCGCCTGGCAGCAAGGGTTGAGCTGTGCCCTGGCCAGGGGCGATACCCAGGTCGTCAAGGAGTTGCAGGTTTTCCTGCGTCGCTTGACACCGGCATCAAAATCTGCGTTTGCAAGGGCAATACTTTGACCGGGAAACTGGATTACATTATAACCTGTTCAGGTATTATGACCCTGATATAGGACGGTTTACGCAGCAGGATCCGATTGGGTTGGCGGGGGGGAATTTGTATGCGTATGCACCGAATCCCCTTACTTGGATTGATCCGTTGGGGCTGAAATGCTGGAGTACAGCGAAGAAAGATTTCTGGAAAAATGAAGCGAAAACAAATCCCCATAAATATTCGCAGAAAAATCTAGAATTGATGAGTCAGGGTAACGCATCCTAAGATGCGGGTGCAGGTTTATAATAAAACAAAGGGATTATTGAGACAAAAGATATCCGAATGGAGATTCACCACAAATATTTACCACAGCGTAGTGGTTCTCCTAAAGCGCATGAAGTTTGGAACCTTGAACCGACAACGCCGTGGGGCCATGCTTCGATGGATCCATATAGGCATACGGGTTATGACTTAATTAAGATTATAAAAGGGACCAACTCATGGTAACGACTATTGATTTAAGAGAGTTCGTGAAAACAGATAGTTATATTAACTTGCTCAACAAGGTTACTGTTGACCTTTCGTTGAACGTAAATCCTGAGATACCACCAAGCCAAGTATTTAATATTGAAGCTGGAATGGTCAATAAATCCGGGCTATCACTTGAAGATCTAGGTCTCCTATGCACAAGCGATAAAGACAAGCTTGTCAAGTTCGTGGGAATGACGTTAGCAGAAGTGAGTGATGATGAGGATGATCAGGATAAAGACGAGGATGAACGAGACGAAGTTATAGAGGTTTTACCCTTTTATAATAGCTTTTTAGTTGGTTATTTAATCCGATATTACTTGTTAAAATATAAACCAGATCAACTTGATAATTACTTGAAGGCGCTGAGAATACCCAATCAAAAAAATTCTCGGCTGAGCTAAGAGATATTTACCGTCGGTTGTAGTAAGGCGAACATAAAAAACCGGAGGATCCTCGATCACTCCGGTTTTTTTATGCTTAATCCGCTGTTGCTCTATCGTGGCGCAAAGCCTGCCCAGGCCAATGTTTTTTGCAGTTGGTAGATAGCATCCCGGATCAGATAGGCTTCTTCGTCATTCACTGCATAAGCCCGCATACCGATCCAGTCCACCTGCTTGACGAACTGGGCCAGCGTCCAGGCTGATCGGGGGTGAGTTCCGGCTCGTTAATGATGATTGTCTGCATGCCTTCTTCCCCCTCCGATAATTAGCCCGCTGTGCTGTACAGGATGTACGAATACCGCGAGCGCAGGGATGCGCAGGAGCGGCCGCCTGCACCATCAATCCATTGATAATCAGTGCCAGTTGTTGCTATGCCGCTTCCGACAGGTGCGCTATTGCTGGAAGCAAAACGGATGCGCTGGCCAGCAACGGCGTTACAGCCGTGTTCAGTTTGGACAAGTCATCGAGTATACGGATGCCAAGGGCGGCACCAGCCAGTTTACCTATAACATGCGTGGGCAATTGGTCAAGAGTACTGAGTGTTCTGCACAACCTACCCATTATCGTGATGATAAACGGCATTTCTTGGTGGAAGTGACCGACGCACAGGATGAAAGCCTGCAGTATGACTACGATAAGGCAGGCCGCCCTATCGAAGCCCGGGGGGCGAGGGGGGCGCACCCGGCTGGTGGCCTTGCGCAATGAAAATGGCGAATCAAACACTATCAGGGTATCCGTTATCAGTACAGTGCACCGCGTAACTACCCGGAGAACGAAGTTACCGTCCCCACTGTTACCTCAGAGACCCGGTTTATCTGGGAGGGGCTGCGATTGCTGGCGGAAGAGCGCGACGGGTGCCGATGGTCTACGTCTATGAAGACCAGGAGAGCTATGCGCCACTGGCCCGGATAGATGGCAGGGAAACAGCCCAAGTCTATTATTATCACTGCCAGCCCAATGGCCTGCCAGAAGCGCTGACTGACGCCCAGGGCAACGAATACTGGCGGGGTACGTGCAACTCCTGGGGTAAAGCCAGCCTTGAAACGGGGGATGCCAACCTCCATCACCGGCATCAAAATCTGCGCTTGCAAGCGCAATACCTTGACCGGGAAACTGGATCACATTATAACCTGTTTAGGTATTATGACCCTGATATAAGACGGTTTACGCAGCAGGATCCGATTGGGTTGGCGGGGGGGTGAACCTCTATGCGTATGCGCCGAATCCGCTGGGTTGGGTCGACCCGTTGGGTCTTAAATGCGTGGAAGTTAAGTTTAAAAAATGGAAAAGAGGTGATGCAATTGACAAGCCTCTACCTGATGGAAGCACTCCGAGTTGGGATGTTGTAAGATCCCGATACTAGAAAAATAGACACGCTGCCACGAAAGGTACTAATGAATTTAGTCCTAAGAATATGGAAAGAATGAATCGAGGTAGTGCTCCTCTCGATAAAAATGGAAATCCGATAGAATTGCATCATCATAATCCACAGCGTAATGGTGGACCGGATGTAAACAATCCTATAAATCTTCGAGAAGTGACGCGAGAACAACATGCAGCACTTGACCCATATAGGTATTTATAATGGTAGAGAATATGAAACCTTTAGATATCATTTGTGGTTTTGTTCGAGGAGATATATCTCCTTCTGAATTTGAGTCGGCCTTATATAAGGATAAAGAGCTAGAGGAAAGTTTATCTAGAAATACACCTCTTCCTCCTTATGTAGGTGAAAATGAATTATATTATTTTTTGATTGAGAGAGATTACAAATCATTTGGAGAACTTTGGGATGTGCAGGAATTGCTAAGTCAGTTTTTAACTTGTCAGGGAATAAAAATAGAAAAAACACCAAAATATAAAGATATAGTTAAGCTGATTATGAAAGTGCAGCCTAAATGGCTGGATATTCCAGGTGGCTACATTGAATATCTTGTTGGTTTGTCTGACCATAATGGAAATAAAGAGCTTGAAGAGTTTTTAAAAAAACAGATAAAAGATAATTTTAAGTCATTAAAAAAACCACCAAAATGGCTTCAATCACCAAATTGGCCAATTGAAAATAACCATCCATTGATTTTTGTGGGGCAAATTGATATATCTGAAATTCGGCATGACATTTCATATTTATATATATTCCTGAATGAAGAAAAAGAGTCTTACGTGACCATTGAACAATCAATGTAATTAGATGCTGTTAAATAACTGGAAGCGAGCTTAACGCTCCTTCCTGCTTCGGCCTTTAGTGGAAATCGGGGCAGAAACAAAGCTGCACATGATATTAAACGGAATGGCTATAAAATCGTTGCTGAAGAAGTGACAATGAAAGTCAATGGTAAGAGAATTCGGGCTGACTTTGTGGCAATCGACTCAAAAGGGAATTACCACATCTTTGAAGCTAAGCATGGCTCTGGCGGGTTGACGAAAAATCAGAAAGGGGCGGGAGTCTTTGATATGAGTAGCCCATCGAATACAACGCAAGGGATCGGCGGTGGAACAATTAAGCCATCAGCAGGGCAACAGGGGAAATTTGAGATTGCTACCGGAAATGCTGGTATTAATGAAAAAATAGGCTCTAGAGGTTCTGTGCATGATGGCACATTCCACGTCTTGAAATATTAAAGAGGCCTATATTGATATGTCTATGGAATTACGGAAAATTTTTGAAAAAGAACTGCAAGACTACTTGAAGGATACTTTTTCCTCTTTTAAAAATGTAAAAGTGATCAGAAATGAAATTGGTGTCAAGGTTGGTGACGCCATTGGAAGAATAGGGTTTAGGTTTTTAAACAATGCTCAAGGTTATAATCTTTCAATGAGCGTATCTTTGCCAGAGCTACGCAATTTTTACATGGAGATCTCACCGCCATACAGACCAAATGTGGCAACTGATTTTGAACTTGTCATGAATACTTCAATGGAAATTGGGTTTAAGTCATTCGCTCCCAATATGGGGGGAACTGTTGATTTACCTCGAAATGAAGTGGAGCGAAAAAAGGCTTGTGAATGGATAGCGGGAAAGGTTCAAGATATTTATTTTCCCCGATTAATGAATGTCATTGAGCTGAAGCCAGCCCTGATCGACGATGTGCTAGCTCATCCTGATTACTACGCTTACCCGTTCTTAACGATTTTATACGTTATCAAAAAGAATAATATCCAGCTGGAAAGCTTGAATATGGAAGCCATTATGAGCAAAAGAATGATGGGAAATAAAGCGTTTGATAAAAATCTATTAGAGACGTTTTTATAACCTAAATATATTAAAAAGCCGGAGTTTATCTTATCCCGGCTTTTTTATTTAATCTGTTGTTGTGTTATCTCGGCGCAAATCCCACCACGGCCAGCGCTATCTGCAACTGATAGATCGCATCCCAGATCAGATAGGTCTCTTCCTCATTCATGGGGCTTTGTTGAATAAATCGAACTTTCAGGAGATTGCCGAATCTGATCGCTACAGATGCAAGAAAATTAGGAGAAGCTTTTGTTGGACCAGATTATAAAGTGGTTAAAGGTTATGGTTCTGATCTTTTAATTTCAGCGGATGGATTACGTCAATATAGGGGGCCTTCTCTCAAAAGAGGAGTTAACAGAATGACGGGAGAACCTTGGTCAAAAAACTGGTACGCAAGTTAACTTCCAAAACCGAAAAATTCCTGAAGGAACGTGGGATAATAATGTTCATTTAGATGTGGAGCTATAAATGAAAAATCAGAAAAAGAAATTTGAAGTCAAACATTATTGGTCTCCTGACATATATGATCCTTGGGGTTGGGAAGCGGAAAGTAACTCGGTTTTTTACTTGTTGGAAATGAATATAGGCCTTACCAATGATGATAAGTCTGATGTCTATTCGATTATTATTGCCACACCTGAAGGGATATTTAATCTGAAAGAGAATCAGATAAAAAAACCTAAATTATATAAGATGTTATTATTGGAAACATATGACTGGAATACGGTTAGAAGAACAATAGATAAAAGATTGTCTTGTATAAAATCATTAGACCCCATCCAATCTTCAAATGAATTGGCTGATATTTTTTTATTGGGAATATGAAGGAATGAAATAACTCAAAATCCGGAAAGATTCCCCGATCCTTCCGGCTATTTTTTAGCTGCTACCGTGGCGCATAGCCCACCTCAGCCAGTGCGTTCTGGAGCTTATGAACGGCATACTTTATCTCATAGGCTTCATCGTCACTGACGGCATAGGCGCGCAGTTCTGACCAGCTCAGGCGTTTGACCAGTTGGGCTAATGCGGTTGCGTCAGTGTGGGTTAAATAAATATTTTGTAAATCGGTAATGGCAAATTTCATAATAAGAACCTCGAGTTTATTGGCATAAATCATAAAGTGATAACTGTGTGGTAGCCGTTTAACACTTCAACTCGGGTTCAATAATCAACTTGCTTGCTCTGGATGAAATGCCCATTACCGAATTTACCCGTGACCGGCTGCACCATGAAACGGGCCGTACGATGGGGAAATTATCTGCTCACTTGCAGTATGACCGGTTGGGACGCGTGAGCAAACGCGCGGTATTCAAAACCCCTTATCCCGCACCGCCGGTGCAGGAGCAGAGCTGGCAATATGATCTGCGCCATAATCTCACGCGTGAACAACAGGCAACAGCCCCGTATGCCTGGCGTCACTATGATTATGATGCGGCCGATCGTCTGCAACAGCGTGAAAGCAATGCATTTTCACCGGAAACCTGGCACTACGACCTGGCCTCGAATTTGCTGGACACGCCAAGCTCAGGGCATTGGCAACATAATCAGCTCAAACAATATCAGGGTATCCGTTATCAGTACAGGGCACCGCGCGACTACCCGGAGAACGAAGTTACCGTCCCCATTGTCACCTCAGAGACCCGGTTTATCTGGGAGGGGCTGCGATTGCTGGCGGAAGAGCGCGACGGGTGCCGCTGGTCTACGTCTATGAAGACCAGAAGAGCTATGCGCCACTGGCCCGGATAGATGGCAGGGAAACAGCCCAAGTCTATTATTATCACTGCCAGCCCAATGGCCTGCCAGAAGCTCAGGGCAACGAATACTGGCGGGGTACGTGCAACTCCTGGGGTAAAGCCAGCCTTGAAACGGGGGATGCCAACCTCCATCACCGGCATCAAAATCTGCGCTTGCAAGGGCAATACCTTGACCAGGAAA
Protein-coding sequences here:
- a CDS encoding Imm8 family immunity protein gives rise to the protein MKNQKKKFEVKHYWSPDIYDPWGWEAESNSVFYLLEMNIGLTNDDKSDVYSIIIATPEGIFNLKENQIKKPKLYKMLLLETYDWNTVRRTIDKRLSCIKSLDPIQSSNELADIFLLGI
- a CDS encoding HNH/ENDO VII family nuclease, which translates into the protein MNRGSAPLDKNGNPIELHHHNPQRNGGPDVNNPINLREVTREQHAALDPYRYL
- a CDS encoding MBL fold metallo-hydrolase, with the protein product MFRKPSLSTSISDYEDSPQYSGGRFRNTYPRPANSPKPDAGTLWKFLFNKPADSQPGKALPVLPLSTAELNLAPERSLYRLGHSTLLMKLRGGWWLTDPVFSERASPLPFAGPKRFHAPPIALDKLPALRGVLLSHDHYDHLDRATIRVLAPKVGVFLCPLGVGDRLAAWGVPADKIVQHDWWQGSEFDGLRFTATPAQHFSGRSLRDGNRTLWASWTIEDHRADRPLRVFFSGDGGYFDGFAEIGRHFGPFDVTLMETGAYDAHWPYVHMHPAQTVQAHRDLGGQWLLPIHNGTFNLAMHAWWDPFEQIMSLGRQHGIEIATPMMGERLDLGAPHAGSAWWRACAEADIKELDLRPAQP
- a CDS encoding RHS repeat-associated core domain-containing protein; its protein translation is MVYVYEDQESYAPLARIDGRETAQVYYYHCQPNGLPEALTDAQGNEYWRGTCNSWGKASLETGDANLHHRHQNLRLQAQYLDRETGSHYNLFRYYDPDIRRFTQQDPIGLAGG
- a CDS encoding RHS repeat-associated core domain-containing protein, whose translation is MPLVYVYEDQKSYAPLARIDGRETAQVYYYHCQPNGLPEAQGNEYWRGTCNSWGKASLETGDANLHHRHQNLRLQGQYLDQETGLHYNLFRYYDPDIGRFTQQDPIGLEGGSNLYRFTKNPMVWADPFGLDELYALTALKDGWYDVMEWGGNHLLVRCS
- a CDS encoding DUF7706 family protein — its product is MKFAITDLQNIYLTHTDATALAQLVKRLSWSELRAYAVSDDEAYEIKYAVHKLQNALAEVGYAPR